In one window of Niallia sp. Man26 DNA:
- a CDS encoding glycoside hydrolase family 88 protein: MISQETKQWAEDIFEKLDYKLGVQAERLGNLIPYVPENGKYVDMGEKDIVWWTNGFWAGTMWQMYHATNKEIYKKTAESNEDRLDEAFDKYTGLHHDVGFMWLHTAVANYRLTGNERSKARGLHAAHLLAGRYNPRGKFIRSWNRDRAGWVIIDSMLNIPLLYWAKETIDDPRFGFVAEDHADKVMNNIVRPDGSVNHIGVFDPYTGEILDTPGGQGFESGSSWSRGQAWAIYGFALSYLHTGKQVYLDTAKKVAHYFIANVAKTDYIPLVDFRAPEEPVQWDTSAGVCAACGFLEIAKHVGEHEKELYITAAVNILKSTEQKYANWNPEEDGIIDYGTGSYHDKDNTEVPIIYTDYYFVEAILRLQESDFLIW, encoded by the coding sequence ATGATTAGCCAGGAAACAAAGCAATGGGCAGAGGATATTTTCGAAAAGTTAGATTATAAATTAGGCGTTCAAGCAGAGCGTTTAGGTAACTTAATACCTTATGTTCCTGAAAACGGAAAGTATGTAGACATGGGCGAGAAGGATATTGTCTGGTGGACAAATGGATTTTGGGCAGGGACAATGTGGCAAATGTATCATGCTACTAATAAAGAAATCTATAAAAAAACGGCAGAATCTAATGAAGATAGATTAGATGAAGCCTTTGATAAATATACTGGATTACACCATGATGTTGGATTTATGTGGCTTCATACAGCTGTAGCAAATTATAGACTTACAGGAAATGAACGTTCTAAGGCAAGAGGTTTGCATGCTGCTCACTTATTAGCAGGGAGATACAATCCAAGAGGGAAATTCATTCGTTCATGGAACAGAGACCGTGCAGGTTGGGTTATTATCGACAGCATGTTAAATATTCCTTTGCTTTATTGGGCTAAGGAAACAATAGATGATCCTCGATTTGGATTTGTTGCAGAGGACCATGCGGACAAGGTGATGAACAACATTGTACGCCCCGATGGTTCTGTTAATCATATAGGAGTTTTTGACCCTTATACAGGAGAAATTTTAGACACTCCCGGCGGACAAGGCTTTGAATCGGGTTCATCATGGTCTAGGGGGCAAGCCTGGGCGATATATGGATTTGCTTTAAGCTATCTACACACAGGTAAACAGGTATATTTAGACACAGCTAAAAAAGTTGCTCATTACTTTATTGCTAATGTAGCTAAGACAGATTATATTCCTCTTGTTGACTTTAGAGCTCCAGAAGAACCAGTTCAGTGGGATACATCTGCAGGTGTTTGTGCAGCATGCGGATTTTTAGAAATTGCCAAACATGTAGGCGAACATGAAAAAGAGCTTTATATTACTGCAGCCGTCAATATTTTAAAATCAACTGAGCAAAAATATGCAAACTGGAATCCGGAAGAGGACGGCATTATTGATTATGGAACTGGCTCTTATCATGACAAAGACAATACAGAAGTTCCAATCATTTATACGGATTATTATTTTGTGGAGGCAATTCTACGACTCCAAGAGTCAGACTTTTTAATCTGGTAA
- a CDS encoding alpha-galactosidase codes for MIQYQEEQQQLNLYTENNQLSIGILPSGHVVLLYFGKKITSDSLSYITGEIKRASYLADTDSIKDFKLEQLPFIYPAYGNPDLRTPAFQFTYENGSRISDYRYKTHRIYDGKKKIPGLPSTNTATKLSTLELVLKDEITSNEIMLSISCFDEYDIFTQHVEVFNYSKEKLKINQIMSVNLDFLTDKFDLITLSGAWGRESHIHRNKIRQGYQGIDSKRGASGHGQNPFIALVDPSTNENSGNVYSMNFIYSGNFIANVEVDMHQNTRMQLGINPFDFEWCLSPGEVFYTPEAVLVFSNEGLNGMSQLYHRFYLECLMQSNHARKERPVLINNWEATYFDFNKETILSLAKEASEIGIELFVLDDGWFGERNGDNSSLGDWVPNEKKLGGSLKNLIKDVNKLGLDFGLWLEPEMISRNSNLFKEHPDWIIQVPGRVPQQVRNQLVLDLSRKDVQNFLIETIDSLLKENNITYLKWDMNRNLTDMGSILLESDYQKELGHRYILGLYFILETLLAKHPDVLIESCAGGGGRFDPGMLYYTPQIWTSDNTDAIERLATQEGISLLYPPVSMSCHVSAVPNHQVGRMTTLNTRGIVAQQGNFGYEINLLDATMEDKLQMKLQIEFYKKYRNTFQFGQHYRLNVYDEQNEKAWMKLDAKKVIVSHVYRLAKVNTVPKRLKLQNLEETASYRLEGTKRTFKGDELMEIGIALDKPTHDFYASQWVFTREK; via the coding sequence ATGATTCAATATCAAGAGGAACAGCAACAACTGAATCTCTATACGGAAAACAACCAACTTTCCATTGGGATTTTACCTAGTGGTCACGTTGTCCTATTGTATTTTGGGAAAAAAATAACCTCGGACTCCCTCTCATATATAACAGGTGAGATCAAAAGAGCCAGTTATTTAGCAGATACGGACAGCATAAAGGATTTTAAACTAGAACAACTCCCATTTATTTATCCTGCATATGGGAACCCAGATTTGCGTACACCAGCTTTTCAATTTACTTATGAAAATGGAAGCAGAATTTCAGATTATCGTTATAAAACTCATCGTATTTACGATGGTAAAAAAAAGATACCTGGTCTACCTAGTACGAATACAGCTACAAAGTTATCGACACTAGAACTAGTATTGAAAGATGAGATTACTAGTAATGAGATTATGTTATCAATCAGCTGTTTTGATGAATATGATATCTTCACACAGCATGTAGAAGTTTTTAACTATTCTAAAGAAAAACTGAAGATAAACCAAATAATGTCTGTTAATTTAGACTTTTTAACAGATAAGTTTGATTTAATCACGCTAAGTGGTGCGTGGGGTAGAGAATCACATATTCATCGTAACAAAATCCGCCAAGGGTATCAGGGTATAGATAGTAAACGAGGAGCAAGTGGCCATGGGCAAAATCCTTTTATAGCTTTAGTTGACCCATCTACCAATGAAAACAGTGGAAATGTATACAGTATGAATTTTATTTACAGTGGTAACTTTATTGCTAACGTAGAAGTGGATATGCACCAAAATACTCGAATGCAATTAGGAATTAATCCTTTTGATTTTGAGTGGTGTCTATCTCCTGGTGAAGTGTTTTATACACCAGAAGCAGTATTAGTTTTTTCTAATGAAGGATTAAATGGGATGAGCCAGCTATACCATCGATTTTATTTAGAGTGCTTAATGCAAAGCAATCATGCCAGAAAAGAACGTCCTGTTTTAATTAATAACTGGGAAGCAACTTATTTTGATTTTAATAAAGAAACTATTTTAAGTTTAGCCAAAGAAGCAAGTGAGATTGGAATCGAATTGTTTGTTTTAGATGATGGATGGTTTGGAGAGCGCAATGGTGATAATTCGTCACTAGGGGATTGGGTTCCGAATGAAAAGAAACTTGGCGGCTCACTCAAAAACTTAATTAAGGATGTTAATAAGCTAGGTCTCGATTTTGGTCTTTGGTTGGAACCCGAAATGATTTCGAGAAACAGTAATTTATTTAAAGAACATCCGGATTGGATTATCCAAGTTCCAGGTCGTGTTCCACAGCAAGTGCGTAACCAACTAGTTTTAGACTTGAGTCGAAAAGATGTACAAAATTTCTTAATTGAAACTATCGATTCGCTCCTGAAAGAAAATAATATTACTTATTTGAAATGGGATATGAATCGTAATCTTACAGATATGGGAAGCATCCTACTGGAAAGTGACTACCAAAAGGAATTGGGACATCGCTATATTCTTGGCTTGTACTTTATATTAGAAACGTTGCTAGCCAAACACCCAGATGTATTAATAGAAAGCTGTGCTGGCGGTGGCGGTCGTTTTGATCCTGGTATGCTATATTACACTCCACAAATTTGGACCAGTGATAATACCGATGCAATAGAGCGTTTGGCAACTCAAGAAGGAATTTCTCTACTCTACCCTCCAGTCTCAATGAGTTGTCATGTCTCAGCCGTCCCGAACCATCAAGTCGGTCGTATGACAACATTAAATACTAGAGGAATTGTCGCACAACAAGGGAATTTTGGTTATGAAATAAATTTACTTGATGCAACTATGGAAGATAAACTTCAGATGAAATTACAAATTGAATTTTATAAGAAATATCGTAACACGTTTCAGTTTGGACAACATTATCGACTTAATGTATATGATGAGCAAAATGAAAAAGCTTGGATGAAATTGGACGCAAAAAAAGTGATAGTAAGTCATGTTTATCGACTCGCCAAAGTAAATACTGTACCCAAACGATTAAAGCTCCAAAATCTTGAGGAAACAGCATCATATCGTTTAGAAGGAACAAAAAGAACATTTAAAGGTGACGAATTAATGGAGATTGGAATTGCCTTAGATAAACCAACTCATGATTTTTATGCGTCACAATGGGTTTTTACAAGGGAAAAGTAG
- a CDS encoding discoidin domain-containing protein, whose amino-acid sequence MLTLRLRNSEGEILSERSHKTETYLAFKEYAYESGDYIELVVEKVPQFLWIQVDEALAPSLIYLTEKTWKYKVITEPTLKRAFSPKIFSGERHYITVKKATKQDINTYRNLALNPHDQKDDSGAYPHAYANVETRNDSTFFARNAIDGIIANENHGSFPYQSWGINQQADAEITIDFGRLVSINKVALVLRGDYPHDSFWEKVTVEFSNGQDFTINPTNSLERQFFSFEDVVSSSVKLKELIKHQDDSPFPALTQIEIYGKEINEF is encoded by the coding sequence ATGTTGACATTAAGATTAAGAAACAGTGAAGGGGAAATTTTAAGTGAAAGGTCCCATAAAACAGAAACATATTTAGCCTTTAAAGAATATGCGTACGAAAGCGGCGATTATATTGAGCTAGTTGTTGAAAAAGTACCCCAGTTTTTGTGGATACAAGTTGATGAGGCGCTTGCTCCAAGTTTAATTTATTTAACGGAGAAAACTTGGAAGTATAAAGTAATTACAGAACCAACACTTAAAAGAGCGTTTTCTCCAAAAATATTTAGTGGAGAGCGCCACTACATAACTGTTAAAAAAGCAACCAAACAAGATATTAACACGTATAGAAATTTGGCTTTAAATCCTCATGACCAAAAAGACGATTCTGGAGCCTATCCACATGCTTATGCCAATGTAGAAACTAGAAACGATTCAACTTTTTTTGCACGAAATGCAATAGACGGAATAATAGCAAATGAAAATCATGGTTCTTTTCCTTATCAGTCTTGGGGAATTAATCAGCAAGCAGATGCTGAAATTACAATTGATTTTGGTCGGCTTGTAAGTATCAATAAGGTAGCTCTAGTGCTAAGGGGAGACTACCCACATGATAGCTTTTGGGAAAAAGTAACAGTGGAATTTTCTAATGGTCAGGATTTTACTATTAATCCAACTAATAGCTTAGAAAGGCAATTTTTCAGTTTTGAAGATGTGGTATCTAGTTCAGTAAAATTAAAGGAACTTATTAAACATCAGGATGATTCCCCATTTCCTGCTCTTACTCAAATAGAGATTTACGGTAAAGAAATAAATGAATTTTAA
- a CDS encoding Cof-type HAD-IIB family hydrolase translates to MKLVAVDLDGTLLNYEKQVSEKNKKAIQEAYKSGIKIVIATGRSLISARDIFNNLGIDGYLIVLNGALVKEGMSNKTLFCSRLPKEALVKSLEVGYQEGATVIFNTENRNYHIPFTGNGESKQDFLKMRGDVVEMDFKKMMEILQTDTPKIMKVAFASDDSKRLKRIQRLMNEENFNPVFSDTHLIEMMDFGINKGSSLLKICQQLNIDPNDIVAFGDQENDMQMIQLAGLGIAMGNATNKLKVVADEIIGMNNESAVGEKIISLLSTQV, encoded by the coding sequence ATGAAATTAGTTGCAGTTGATTTAGATGGTACCCTTTTAAATTATGAAAAACAGGTATCTGAAAAAAATAAGAAAGCAATCCAAGAAGCGTACAAAAGTGGGATTAAGATAGTTATAGCAACAGGAAGAAGCTTGATATCTGCAAGAGATATATTTAATAATCTTGGTATTGATGGATATTTAATTGTTTTAAATGGTGCTCTAGTTAAGGAGGGAATGTCTAATAAAACCCTTTTCTGCAGTAGGCTGCCAAAAGAAGCATTAGTTAAATCATTAGAGGTTGGATATCAAGAAGGAGCAACGGTTATATTCAATACAGAAAATAGAAATTATCATATTCCCTTTACTGGAAATGGAGAATCAAAACAGGATTTTCTTAAGATGCGTGGTGATGTTGTTGAGATGGACTTTAAAAAAATGATGGAGATTCTTCAAACCGATACTCCAAAAATCATGAAAGTAGCTTTCGCCAGTGATGATAGTAAACGTTTAAAACGCATACAGAGACTAATGAACGAGGAAAACTTTAACCCTGTGTTTTCAGATACCCATTTAATTGAAATGATGGATTTTGGAATTAATAAAGGAAGCTCCTTATTAAAAATTTGCCAACAGTTAAATATTGACCCAAATGATATTGTTGCGTTTGGAGACCAAGAAAATGATATGCAAATGATTCAACTAGCCGGACTTGGAATAGCGATGGGCAATGCAACGAATAAACTAAAGGTTGTTGCAGATGAAATTATTGGAATGAATAATGAGTCAGCCGTTGGAGAAAAAATTATAAGTCTTTTATCGACACAAGTTTAA